One Amycolatopsis tolypomycina DNA segment encodes these proteins:
- a CDS encoding PPA1309 family protein produces MAANEARQAGVAALAREIEEFMAAGGWDQPPQLFALVPTAALLDEQPELAGQLDRANPLTPVAQEALPEGDLAEALGRIAWPDLVIGCALAQEIIVLPPGSESELPDVAEADADSLRRAAADHPQRTEARLVAAVLRDGEGACVMRLRGAGTDETIDEIVESPDLAPNLVEALKATLLP; encoded by the coding sequence ATGGCAGCGAACGAAGCGCGACAGGCCGGCGTGGCCGCGCTCGCCCGTGAGATCGAGGAGTTCATGGCCGCGGGCGGCTGGGACCAGCCGCCGCAGCTGTTCGCGCTGGTGCCGACGGCGGCGCTGCTGGACGAGCAGCCGGAGCTGGCCGGCCAGCTGGACCGGGCGAACCCGCTGACGCCGGTGGCGCAGGAAGCGCTGCCCGAGGGCGACCTGGCCGAGGCGCTGGGCCGGATCGCCTGGCCCGACCTCGTCATCGGGTGCGCCCTCGCCCAGGAGATCATCGTGCTGCCGCCGGGCTCGGAGTCGGAGCTGCCGGACGTCGCCGAGGCGGACGCCGACAGCCTCCGCCGCGCGGCGGCCGACCACCCGCAGCGCACGGAGGCCCGCCTGGTGGCGGCCGTCCTGCGCGATGGCGAGGGCGCCTGCGTGATGCGGCTGCGCGGAGCGGGCACGGACGAGACGATCGACGAGATCGTGGAAAGCCCCGACCTGGCGCCGAACCTGGTCGAAGCGCTGAAGGCCACGCTGCTGCCCTAG
- a CDS encoding S16 family serine protease — protein sequence MVVSGSLFLIFVVLGSVVPVPFVAISPGPTYDTLGRDAAGNPVIQVTGHETHPTTGELRMTTVSLHDGVTLFQGLGFWASGRYALAPREEYFKPGETNEQVKQENIQQLQDSQTNAQVAALRKLGNPIKVVAKQIVSGSPADHVLSPGDKLITVNGKKIVEAADVRAALAGTLPGQTVQITFQSDGQPERTVPLTLAARPDRKEGFIGLTAVDRADVPFTVNISLQDVGGPSAGLMFTLAIIDRLKGDDIAGGRHIAGTGEITETGEVGPIGGISFKVVGAREAGATDFLVPAHNCAEAKTTAPAGLNLIKVSTLDDALAQLANLKAGRPTAAC from the coding sequence CTGGTGGTCAGCGGCTCGCTGTTCCTGATCTTCGTGGTGCTCGGCTCGGTCGTGCCGGTGCCGTTCGTGGCCATCAGCCCCGGCCCGACCTACGACACGCTCGGTCGCGACGCCGCGGGCAACCCGGTCATCCAGGTCACCGGGCACGAGACCCACCCGACCACCGGCGAGCTGCGGATGACGACCGTCTCCCTGCACGACGGCGTCACCCTCTTCCAGGGCCTCGGCTTCTGGGCGAGCGGCCGCTACGCGCTCGCCCCGCGCGAGGAGTACTTCAAGCCGGGCGAGACGAACGAGCAGGTCAAGCAGGAGAACATCCAGCAGCTGCAGGACTCGCAGACGAACGCGCAGGTCGCCGCCCTGCGCAAGCTCGGCAACCCGATCAAGGTGGTGGCGAAGCAGATCGTCTCCGGCAGCCCGGCCGACCACGTGCTCTCGCCCGGCGACAAGCTGATCACCGTCAACGGCAAGAAGATCGTCGAGGCCGCCGACGTGCGGGCCGCGCTCGCCGGCACCCTGCCCGGCCAGACCGTCCAGATCACCTTCCAGTCCGACGGCCAGCCCGAGCGGACCGTGCCGCTCACCCTCGCCGCGCGCCCCGACCGCAAGGAAGGCTTCATCGGCCTCACCGCTGTCGACCGCGCCGACGTGCCGTTCACCGTCAACATCTCGCTGCAAGACGTCGGCGGCCCGTCGGCCGGGCTGATGTTCACCCTCGCCATCATCGACCGGCTCAAGGGCGACGACATCGCGGGCGGGCGGCACATCGCCGGCACCGGCGAGATCACCGAGACCGGCGAGGTCGGCCCGATCGGGGGAATCTCGTTCAAGGTCGTCGGCGCCCGCGAAGCAGGCGCCACCGACTTCCTGGTGCCCGCGCACAACTGCGCCGAGGCCAAGACCACCGCACCCGCCGGGCTCAACCTCATCAAGGTGTCCACACTGGACGACGCGCTCGCCCAGCTGGCCAACCTGAAGGCGGGACGCCCGACGGCCGCCTGCTAG